A genome region from Mycolicibacterium litorale includes the following:
- the treY gene encoding malto-oligosyltrehalose synthase has protein sequence MTVGPVLSTYRLQMRGAESGHAFTLSDAQALVEYLDDLGVSHLYLSPILTAVEGSTHGYDVTDPTTVSSSLGGAEALASLSAAAKARGMGLVVDIVPNHVGVDVPTQNRWWWDLLTHGRDSAYADFFDVDWTADPDGRILLPVLGSDSDVADLTVDGDTLRLGDLVFPIAPGTGEGTGSEVHDRQHYRLIGWKRGICGYRRFFSITSLAGLRQEDPAVFEATHSEVKRWFTEDLVDGIRIDHPDGLSDPAGYLTWLRELVGPQAWIVIEKILAVGEPLDPTLPVAGTTGYDALREAGGVFIDPAGAEALTTLYESTGVDYAAIPRTARALKVEAVTTTLGSELARLCRTIAAATGQDHADLPAAIAAVISHLGVYRSDYPALSTVLPVAIAETLTEQPQFASALQILSSALSASRETAVRFQQLCGAATAKSMEDCLFYRDARLISLNEVGGEPEWFGVSIAEFHQRAATRAAMWPHAMTTLSTHDTKRGEDVRARIGVLSQVPSLWAQYVEAWSQRTPSPDAGTGLFLLQNIFGVWPVDGVVTDELRQRLHAYAEKAIREAATHTTWNDPDTAFETGVHAWLDSVIDGPVGTELTRLVEQLDPHARNDSLGQKLLTLTGPGIPDVYQGTELWEDSLVDPDNRRPVDYASRRTELQALRHPKMRVVRAALHARRDRPDTFLSGGYTPLLARGAAADHVVAFLRGDDVLTAVSRHTVRLHETGWGNTELVLPDGQWTDRVTGAGFSGTVTAAELFSELPAVLLERDHA, from the coding sequence ATGACCGTCGGACCCGTGCTGTCGACCTACCGACTGCAGATGCGCGGCGCCGAGAGTGGGCATGCGTTCACCCTCTCCGACGCCCAGGCCCTCGTCGAGTATCTCGACGACCTGGGCGTCTCACACCTGTACCTCTCCCCGATCCTCACCGCGGTCGAGGGCTCCACCCACGGCTACGACGTCACCGACCCGACCACCGTGTCGTCGTCGCTGGGCGGTGCGGAGGCCCTCGCGTCGCTGTCGGCGGCGGCGAAGGCCCGCGGTATGGGGTTGGTCGTCGACATCGTGCCCAACCACGTCGGCGTCGACGTGCCCACACAGAACCGGTGGTGGTGGGATCTGCTCACCCACGGCCGCGACTCCGCCTACGCCGACTTCTTCGACGTCGATTGGACCGCCGATCCGGACGGCCGGATCCTGCTGCCGGTACTGGGATCGGACTCCGACGTCGCGGACCTCACTGTCGACGGCGACACGCTGCGACTCGGCGATCTCGTGTTCCCGATCGCACCGGGCACCGGCGAGGGCACCGGTAGCGAGGTTCACGACCGTCAGCATTACCGGTTGATCGGCTGGAAGCGCGGCATCTGCGGGTACCGCCGGTTCTTCTCCATCACCTCCCTGGCGGGGTTGCGCCAGGAGGACCCCGCCGTGTTCGAAGCCACACACAGCGAGGTCAAGCGGTGGTTCACCGAGGACCTCGTCGACGGCATCCGCATCGACCACCCCGACGGGCTGTCCGATCCGGCCGGCTACCTGACCTGGCTGCGCGAACTCGTCGGCCCACAGGCGTGGATCGTCATCGAGAAGATCCTCGCCGTCGGCGAGCCACTGGACCCGACACTGCCCGTGGCCGGCACCACCGGGTACGACGCGCTGCGTGAGGCCGGCGGCGTGTTCATCGACCCCGCCGGCGCCGAAGCGCTCACCACGCTCTACGAGTCGACCGGCGTCGACTACGCCGCGATACCCCGGACCGCCCGGGCGCTGAAGGTGGAGGCGGTGACCACCACGCTGGGCAGCGAACTGGCCCGGCTGTGCCGCACCATCGCGGCGGCCACCGGCCAGGACCATGCCGACCTGCCCGCCGCGATCGCCGCGGTGATCAGCCACCTCGGGGTCTACCGCTCCGACTATCCGGCACTGTCGACGGTGCTGCCGGTCGCGATCGCCGAAACCCTCACCGAGCAACCTCAGTTCGCGTCGGCACTGCAGATCCTCTCGTCGGCGCTGTCGGCGAGCCGGGAGACCGCGGTGCGGTTCCAGCAGCTGTGCGGCGCGGCGACCGCGAAGTCCATGGAGGACTGCCTGTTCTACCGGGACGCCCGCCTGATCTCGCTGAACGAGGTCGGCGGTGAGCCCGAATGGTTCGGGGTGTCCATCGCCGAGTTCCACCAGCGCGCCGCGACCAGAGCCGCCATGTGGCCGCACGCGATGACCACGCTGTCGACCCACGACACCAAACGCGGCGAGGACGTGCGGGCCCGCATCGGCGTGCTGTCGCAGGTGCCCTCGCTGTGGGCGCAGTACGTCGAGGCATGGTCGCAGCGCACCCCGTCACCGGATGCCGGCACCGGCCTCTTCCTGCTACAGAACATCTTCGGTGTCTGGCCGGTGGACGGCGTGGTGACCGACGAACTGCGCCAGCGGTTGCACGCCTACGCCGAGAAGGCGATCCGCGAGGCGGCCACCCACACGACGTGGAACGACCCGGACACCGCGTTCGAGACCGGTGTGCACGCGTGGCTCGACAGCGTGATCGACGGTCCGGTGGGCACCGAGCTCACCCGCCTCGTCGAGCAGCTCGACCCGCACGCCCGCAACGACAGTCTCGGGCAGAAACTGCTGACGCTGACCGGCCCCGGCATCCCCGACGTCTATCAGGGCACCGAACTGTGGGAGGACAGCCTGGTCGACCCGGACAACCGCCGACCGGTCGACTACGCCTCCCGCCGCACCGAACTGCAGGCGCTGCGGCATCCGAAGATGCGCGTGGTGCGTGCCGCACTGCACGCCCGCCGCGACAGGCCGGACACCTTCCTGTCGGGCGGGTACACACCGCTGCTGGCGCGCGGCGCGGCCGCCGACCACGTGGTGGCGTTCCTGCGGGGCGACGACGTGCTCACCGCGGTCAGCCGGCACACCGTGAGGCTGCACGAAACCGGTTGGGGGAACACCGAACTGGTCCTGCCCGACGGACAGTGGACCGACCGCGTCACCGGGGCCGGATTCAGCGGCACCGTCACCGCCGCCGAGCTGTTCTCCGAGCTTCCCGCCGTCCTCCTGGAGCGTGACCATGCCTGA
- the glgX gene encoding glycogen debranching protein GlgX: MPPHTVWPGEAYPLGATYDGAGTNFSLFSEVAEHVELCLIGKDGSEERINLEEVDGFVWHAYLPTVSPGQRYGFRVYGPWDPAAGHRCDPSKLLLDPYGKSFHGDFDFGQALYSYDLDADDLASGGTPPCVDSLGHTMTSVVINPFFQWGSDRAPRTPYHDTVIYEAHVKGMTQRHPAIPAELRGTYAGLCHPAIVDHLKSLGVTAIELMPVHQFMHDHRLIDLGLRNYWGYNTFGFFAPHNEYAANQHAGGAVAEFKAMVRSFHAAGIEVILDVVYNHTAEGNHLGPTINFRGIDNAAYYRLLDGDLRYYKDFTGTGNSLNARHPHTLQLIMDSLRYWVLEMHVDGFRFDLASTLAREFYDVDRLSAFFDLVQQDPVVSQVKLIAEPWDVGEGGYQVGNFPGLWTEWNGKYRDTVRDYWRGEPATLGEFASRLTGSSDLYEATGRRPSASINFVTCHDGFTMHDLVSYNEKHNLANGEDNRDGESHNRSWNCGVEGPTDDPDILALRGKQMRNMLATLMCSQGTPMIAHGDEIGRTQLGNNNVYCQDSELSWMDWSLCETNADLLEFTRKVVAFRKNHPVFRRRRFFEGKPIRSGDQVRDIAWLTPAGKEMTPEDWGTGLGRCVAVFLNGEAIPTPDARGERVVDDSFLLCFNAHDHVQDFVTPDGDYAELWAGDLDTADPTGHTDIVVPAGEKISLQPRSLLVLRKTA; this comes from the coding sequence GTGCCCCCGCACACCGTCTGGCCCGGTGAGGCCTATCCGCTGGGTGCCACCTACGACGGGGCGGGCACCAACTTCTCACTGTTCTCCGAGGTCGCCGAACACGTCGAGCTGTGCCTGATCGGCAAGGACGGCAGCGAGGAGCGCATCAACCTCGAGGAGGTCGACGGGTTCGTCTGGCACGCGTACCTGCCCACCGTCTCCCCCGGACAGCGCTACGGCTTCCGGGTGTACGGACCGTGGGATCCGGCGGCGGGGCACCGCTGCGACCCCAGCAAGCTGCTGCTCGACCCGTACGGGAAATCGTTCCACGGCGACTTCGACTTCGGCCAGGCGCTGTACTCCTACGACCTCGACGCCGACGATCTGGCGTCGGGCGGCACTCCCCCGTGCGTGGACTCACTCGGGCACACGATGACCAGCGTCGTGATCAACCCCTTCTTCCAGTGGGGTTCCGACCGCGCGCCGCGCACGCCGTACCACGACACCGTGATCTACGAGGCGCACGTCAAGGGGATGACGCAGCGCCATCCGGCGATCCCCGCGGAGTTGCGCGGCACCTACGCCGGGCTGTGCCACCCGGCGATCGTCGACCACCTCAAGTCGCTGGGCGTCACCGCCATCGAACTCATGCCGGTGCACCAGTTCATGCACGACCATCGGCTGATCGACCTCGGACTGCGAAACTACTGGGGCTACAACACTTTCGGGTTCTTCGCACCGCACAACGAGTACGCCGCCAACCAACACGCCGGCGGTGCGGTCGCCGAGTTCAAGGCCATGGTGCGGTCCTTCCACGCCGCGGGCATCGAGGTCATCCTCGACGTCGTCTACAACCACACCGCCGAGGGCAACCACCTCGGGCCGACGATCAACTTCCGCGGCATCGACAACGCCGCCTACTACCGGCTGCTCGACGGCGACCTGCGCTACTACAAGGACTTCACCGGCACCGGCAACAGCCTCAACGCCCGGCACCCGCACACGCTTCAGCTGATCATGGATTCGCTGCGGTACTGGGTGCTCGAGATGCACGTCGACGGGTTCCGCTTCGATCTGGCCTCCACCCTCGCGCGTGAGTTCTACGACGTGGACCGGCTCTCCGCGTTCTTCGACCTCGTCCAACAGGATCCGGTGGTCAGCCAGGTCAAGCTGATCGCGGAGCCGTGGGATGTCGGCGAAGGCGGTTATCAAGTCGGCAACTTCCCAGGTTTGTGGACCGAGTGGAACGGGAAGTATCGCGACACTGTGCGCGACTACTGGCGGGGAGAACCCGCGACCCTCGGCGAATTCGCCTCCCGACTGACGGGATCATCAGACCTCTACGAGGCCACCGGCCGGCGCCCCAGCGCCTCGATCAACTTCGTGACCTGCCACGACGGGTTCACGATGCATGATCTGGTGTCCTACAACGAGAAACACAACCTGGCCAACGGCGAGGACAACCGCGACGGCGAGAGCCACAACCGCTCCTGGAACTGCGGTGTGGAGGGCCCCACCGACGACCCGGACATCCTGGCGCTGCGCGGCAAGCAGATGCGCAACATGCTGGCGACCCTCATGTGCAGCCAGGGCACGCCGATGATCGCCCACGGCGACGAGATCGGCCGCACCCAGCTGGGCAACAACAACGTCTACTGCCAAGACTCCGAACTGTCGTGGATGGACTGGTCGCTGTGCGAGACGAACGCCGACCTGCTGGAGTTCACCCGCAAGGTGGTCGCCTTCCGCAAGAACCACCCGGTGTTCCGCCGCAGACGGTTCTTCGAGGGCAAACCGATCCGCAGCGGCGACCAGGTCCGCGACATCGCCTGGCTGACCCCAGCAGGCAAGGAGATGACGCCCGAGGACTGGGGTACCGGCCTGGGCAGATGCGTGGCGGTGTTCCTCAACGGCGAGGCCATCCCCACCCCCGACGCGCGTGGTGAACGCGTCGTCGACGACTCGTTCCTGCTGTGCTTCAACGCCCACGACCACGTCCAGGACTTCGTCACCCCCGACGGTGATTACGCCGAACTGTGGGCCGGCGACCTCGACACCGCCGACCCGACCGGTCACACCGACATCGTCGTCCCGGCCGGCGAGAAGATCTCGCTGCAGCCCAGATCCCTGCTCGTGCTGAGGAAGACCGCGTGA
- a CDS encoding acyltransferase family protein produces MMTLAPHRPAAGSDPGTVRPSATGIRSSGFYRHDLDGLRGIAIALVAVFHVWFGKVSGGVDVFLALSGFFFGGRLLRSALTQGASLRPVPEVTRLVRRLLPALVVVLAASAVLTILIQPETRWETFADQSLASLGYYQNWELAITASDYLRAEETVSPLQHIWSMSVQGQFYLAFLVLIFGFAVLFRRVLRRHLRTALVVLLTALTVASFVYAIIAHNDDQATAYYNSFARAWELLLGALAGALVGHIRWPMWLRGIVATVALAAILSCGWFIDGVKEFPGPWALVPVGATIAFILSAANRDDSRLPAPNRLLATTPFVTLGSMAYSLYLWHWPLLIFWLSYSGQTRVDFWQGAGVLGVSAVLAWLTMRYIEEPLRYRGPAPMVATAPLRTRLRRPTIVLGSVVALLGVALTATSFTWREHVTVQRASGKELAGLPLRDYPGATALVNHAKVPKLPMRPTVLEAKEDLPASTIDGCISDFDNVGVINCTYGDKTAPRTIALAGGSHAEHWITALDLLGRTHHFKVVTYLKMGCPLTTEQMPLVMGDNRPYPKCHQWNSRVMPKLLADKPDYVFTTSTRPWNIKDGDVMPSTYLGIWETLSRNKIPILAMRDTPWLVRDGEPYIPADCLADGGDAISCGIERSKVLSDDNPTLDYVAQFPMLKPLDMSDAVCREDYCRVVEGNVLLYHDAHHISTTYMRTMTAELGRQIAAATGWW; encoded by the coding sequence ATGATGACCCTCGCCCCCCACCGGCCGGCGGCTGGCTCCGACCCGGGTACCGTCCGGCCCTCCGCGACGGGAATCCGGAGTTCGGGCTTCTACCGGCACGATCTGGACGGACTGCGGGGCATCGCGATCGCGCTGGTCGCGGTCTTCCACGTGTGGTTCGGCAAGGTCTCCGGCGGTGTGGACGTCTTCCTCGCGCTGTCCGGCTTCTTCTTCGGCGGCCGGTTGCTGCGTTCGGCGCTGACCCAGGGCGCGTCGCTACGGCCCGTGCCCGAGGTGACCCGCCTTGTCCGGCGCCTGTTGCCCGCGCTGGTCGTGGTGCTGGCCGCCTCCGCGGTGCTGACGATTCTGATCCAGCCGGAGACGCGGTGGGAGACCTTCGCCGACCAGAGCCTGGCGAGCCTCGGCTACTACCAGAACTGGGAACTGGCGATCACCGCGTCGGACTACCTGCGCGCGGAGGAGACGGTCAGCCCGCTGCAGCACATCTGGTCGATGTCGGTGCAGGGGCAGTTCTACCTCGCCTTCCTGGTGTTGATCTTCGGGTTCGCGGTGCTGTTCCGGCGGGTGCTGCGGCGTCACCTGCGGACCGCCCTGGTGGTGTTGCTCACCGCGCTGACCGTCGCCTCGTTCGTCTACGCGATCATCGCCCACAACGACGACCAGGCCACCGCGTACTACAACAGCTTCGCCCGGGCCTGGGAGTTGCTGCTCGGCGCGCTGGCCGGGGCACTGGTCGGCCACATCCGGTGGCCGATGTGGCTGCGCGGCATCGTCGCCACCGTCGCGCTCGCCGCGATCCTGTCGTGCGGGTGGTTCATCGACGGCGTCAAGGAGTTCCCCGGTCCCTGGGCGCTGGTCCCCGTCGGCGCCACCATCGCGTTCATCCTCTCGGCCGCCAACCGCGACGACAGCCGGCTGCCCGCCCCGAACCGGCTGCTGGCCACCACCCCGTTCGTGACGCTCGGCTCGATGGCCTACTCGCTGTACCTGTGGCACTGGCCGCTGCTGATCTTCTGGTTGTCCTACAGCGGCCAGACGAGGGTCGACTTCTGGCAGGGCGCCGGGGTGCTCGGGGTCTCGGCGGTGCTGGCGTGGCTGACGATGCGTTACATCGAGGAACCGCTGCGCTACCGCGGGCCTGCGCCGATGGTGGCCACCGCACCCCTGCGGACGCGGCTGCGCAGGCCGACGATCGTGCTCGGCTCCGTGGTCGCACTGCTGGGCGTGGCGCTCACCGCGACGTCGTTCACCTGGCGTGAGCACGTCACGGTGCAGCGGGCCAGCGGCAAGGAACTCGCCGGGCTGCCCCTGCGCGACTACCCCGGCGCCACGGCGCTGGTGAACCACGCGAAGGTGCCCAAGCTGCCGATGCGCCCGACGGTGCTCGAGGCGAAGGAGGACCTGCCCGCCAGCACCATCGACGGGTGCATCAGCGATTTCGACAACGTCGGGGTGATCAACTGCACCTACGGTGACAAGACGGCGCCGCGCACCATCGCGCTGGCCGGCGGGTCGCACGCCGAACACTGGATCACCGCGCTCGATCTGCTCGGCCGGACGCACCACTTCAAGGTGGTCACGTATCTGAAGATGGGCTGCCCGCTGACCACCGAGCAGATGCCCTTGGTGATGGGTGACAACCGCCCGTATCCCAAGTGCCATCAATGGAATTCGCGGGTGATGCCCAAACTGCTCGCCGACAAACCGGACTACGTGTTCACCACGTCGACGCGGCCGTGGAACATCAAGGACGGCGACGTCATGCCCTCGACCTACCTCGGTATCTGGGAGACGCTGTCGCGCAACAAGATTCCGATCCTCGCCATGCGCGACACCCCGTGGCTGGTCCGCGACGGGGAACCCTACATCCCCGCGGACTGCCTGGCCGACGGCGGCGACGCGATCTCCTGCGGCATCGAGCGCTCCAAGGTACTCTCCGACGACAATCCGACACTGGACTACGTCGCCCAGTTCCCGATGCTCAAGCCGTTGGACATGAGCGACGCGGTGTGTCGTGAGGACTACTGCCGTGTGGTGGAGGGAAATGTGTTGCTGTACCACGACGCCCACCACATCTCGACCACTTACATGCGCACCATGACCGCCGAACTGGGACGTCAGATCGCCGCCGCCACCGGCTGGTGGTGA